The Mustela erminea isolate mMusErm1 chromosome 6, mMusErm1.Pri, whole genome shotgun sequence genome includes a region encoding these proteins:
- the LOC116592345 gene encoding cTAGE family member 9-like translates to MEQLPGSLEHGFELILGKLDEMMAKLLPSDSSPRLMFHNLQWETLLCPPVIGFLVGLLFLCRLIQSVRSHSYENREKQLAEALAAGIEEKCHLIDKVSVAEKEHAAIQSSVEKAKLEKESFDIPSLADSYRKAKTTNVMLMKELHSLCRDLEEERAKRFQQEEQMMEMLKDLQVLEDMMTFAKSQGAFLNLLGDEEPSPAASLPGNGPGA, encoded by the coding sequence ATGGAGCAGCTGCCAGGCTCTCTGGAGCATGGCTTTGAATTGATCCTTGGGAAGTTGGATGAGATGATGGCGAAGCTGCTGCCAAGTGACTCAAGTCCTCGGCTGATGTTCCACAACCTCCAGTGGGAGACACTACTGTGTCCGCCTGTCATTGGCTTCTTGGTGGGCCTCCTCTTTCTATGCCGACTTATTCAGTCTGTTAGAAGTCACTCCTACGAGAACCGTGAGAAGCAGCTGGCAGAAGCACTGGCTGCAGGGATCGAGGAGAAATGCCACCTCATTGACAAGGTTTCTGTAGCTGAGAAGGAGCATGCAGCAATCCAATCATCTGTAGAAAAGGCCAAACTGGAGAAAGAGTCATTCGATATCCCCAGCCTTGCAGACTCTTACAGAAAGGCGAAGACGACCAACGTGATGCTGATGAAGGAACTCCATTCTCTGTGTCGAgacctggaggaagagagagccaaAAGATTCCAGCAAGAAGAGCAGATGATGGAGATGCTCAAAGACCTGCAGGTCCTAGAAGACATGATGACTTTCGCTAAATCACAAGGAGCTTTTCTGAACCTGCTTGGAGACGAAGAGCCAAGCCCTGCTGCATCTTTGCCTGGGAATGGGCCTGGGGCTTAA